A single window of Amphiura filiformis chromosome 17, Afil_fr2py, whole genome shotgun sequence DNA harbors:
- the LOC140138152 gene encoding uncharacterized protein, with amino-acid sequence MAATSKSESLLYKDARSYCARRHMNTMWKSMRVDRRFDALRDKELHHLEKSRSYRARELDQEQELFLENLTNLFERQCEIAAGKLEIEIGDHMVKDQKNSADARLRGSRRKSLKRMKSFTVPIKNVLTDSELHVVPGCEHERAAPPEKSTLGENFRVSSAQYFRGDSRQNFVRGFDDYSDGRKSACCGHENEETGLRRRSRTRVNDVSGIFQTEEQSAEHAPSRLSIHESASLEPLHRTPSRKKSAASRPSTGRQSVTWGTVPSSNPAAGYNGSMTAKKPAWSSSDAQPYKPLSATRRARCKKCEPTIAWEIVPRNKRKHKTHPVTNKLQSTVFQPGQRDKPVDEETLFRKQFLACAMSRFLPISALRGASFGEHDDVRKKMEGRRRCLDELKHRHQVQIQSVPAQATPHDATMSRISKETTTRASSTNYSKSPMNEELSSKNETPAEGFFNL; translated from the coding sequence ATGGCAGCTACATCCAAATCAGAATCGCTTCTTTACAAAGATGCAAGATCATATTGCGCCCGTCGACATATGAATACCATGTGGAAATCTATGCGAGTAGATAGGAGATTCGATGCACTTAGGGACAAAGAACTTCACCACCTGGAAAAATCCAGAAGTTATCGCGCCAGAGAACTAGACCAAGAACAAGAACTCTTTTTGGAGAATCTTACTAACTTGTTCGAAAGGCAGTGTGAAATTGCTGCTGGGAAACTAGAAATAGAAATCGGAGACCATATGGTAAAAGATCAAAAGAATAGTGCTGACGCTCGATTGAGAGGGTCCAGGCGTAAGTcgttaaaaagaatgaaaagttTTACCGTGCCCATTAAAAATGTTCTTACTGATTCCGAGCTTCACGTGGTGCCTGGTTGTGAACATGAAAGAGCGGCACCCCCGGAGAAATCAACTCTCGGGGAGAATTTCCGTGTAAGTAGTGCCCAATATTTCAGAGGAGACAGTCGTCAGAATTTTGTGCGCGGATTTGATGATTATTCCGACGGGAGAAAATCTGCCTGTTGTGGTCATGAAAATGAAGAAACTGGTTTAAGACGCCGGAGTCGAACCCGCGTTAATGACGTTTCGGGAATCTTTCAGACTGAAGAGCAATCTGCTGAACATGCACCGAGTCGACTAAGTATTCATGAATCGGCTTCGTTAGAACCACTACACCGAACTCCTTCTAGGAAAAAGAGCGCTGCGTCTCGACCAAGTACTGGGCGACAATCTGTTACTTGGGGGACGGTCCCGAGTTCGAACCCCGCAGCAGGTTATAATGGTTCTATGACAGCTAAGAAGCCAGCGTGGAGCTCTTCTGATGCACAGCCTTACAAACCGTTGTCAGCGACGAGGAGGGCCCGGTGTAAGAAATGCGAGCCAACAATCGCTTGGGAAATTGTCCCTCGTAATAAACGTAAACATAAAACGCACCCCGTAACAAACAAGTTACAGTCCACTGTGTTTCAGCCTGGACAACGTGATAAACCTGTAGACGAGGAGACATTGTTTCGAAAGCAGTTTTTAGCTTGCGCAATGTCTAGGTTTCTTCCGATAAGTGCACTACGTGGAGCATCTTTTGGGGAACATGATGACGTCAGAAAGAAAATGGAAGGCCGAAGAAGATGCTTGGATGAACTCAAACACAGGCACCAGGTTCAAATCCAATCAGTACCTGCCCAGGCTACTCCTCATGACGCCACGATGTCAAGAATATCTAAAGAGACGACAACTAGAGCGAGTTCTACTAATTACAGCAAAAGTCCCATGAACGAGGAGCTGTCATCCAAAAACGAAACTCCTGCAGAAGGATTTTTCAACTTATAA